The following are from one region of the bacterium genome:
- the ybeY gene encoding rRNA maturation RNase YbeY codes for MPRNVDRSRAEIRNRQRRFRIDGSEIARLVGLVLEAEGVGAGEVGIMLVNNRAIRRYNREFLGRDYPTDVLSFPQEPDLSGPVPRLLGDIIVSTQMAKERASEFGATPEREFMLYLIHGLLHLLGYADHPPSEARRLESRQKLLLKRALAAEIRCGVA; via the coding sequence GTGCCGAGAAACGTTGATCGATCCCGGGCGGAGATCCGAAACCGCCAACGCCGCTTCCGGATCGATGGGTCCGAAATCGCCCGTTTGGTGGGGCTGGTTCTGGAAGCGGAAGGAGTCGGGGCCGGGGAGGTCGGGATCATGCTCGTCAACAACCGCGCTATCCGCCGCTACAACCGGGAATTCCTGGGGCGCGACTACCCCACCGACGTACTTTCTTTTCCCCAGGAACCGGACCTCTCCGGGCCCGTTCCCAGGCTTTTGGGGGACATAATCGTGTCGACCCAGATGGCCAAGGAGCGGGCGTCCGAATTCGGGGCCACGCCGGAGCGGGAGTTCATGTTGTACCTCATCCACGGACTCCTCCACCTTCTGGGCTACGCCGACCACCCTCCCTCCGAGGCCCGGCGTTTGGAGTCCCGCCAGAAGCTGCTGCTGAAGCGGGCTCTGGCGGCGGAGATTCGCTGTGGCGTCGCCTGA
- a CDS encoding glycine--tRNA ligase subunit alpha has translation MDFQELIRRVADYWGGRGCVLLQPCDVEVGAGTFAPGTFFGVLGPEPWKTGYVQPSRRPADGRYGENPNRLYLHHQFQAILKPAPADIQDIYLQSLFDLGIDPREHDLRFVEDDWESPTLGASGLGWEIWCDGLEITQFTYFQQMGGLELDPVPVELTYGLERIAMFLQGVDNVFDLVWTPGVSYREVRHRYEFEFSRFNFELAPVAEYQRRFFEYEKEARDMIAACLVYPAYELVLKCSHTFNILDSRGAISVSERANYIARVRSLAKACAELYVGEKTGGD, from the coding sequence ATGGATTTCCAAGAACTCATTCGCAGAGTAGCTGATTATTGGGGCGGCCGAGGCTGTGTCCTGCTTCAACCTTGCGACGTCGAGGTGGGAGCCGGAACCTTCGCCCCGGGGACGTTTTTCGGAGTGCTCGGACCCGAGCCCTGGAAGACCGGCTACGTCCAGCCTTCGCGGCGTCCGGCCGACGGCCGTTACGGGGAAAATCCCAACCGGCTCTATCTGCACCATCAATTCCAAGCCATCCTCAAGCCCGCTCCCGCCGACATCCAGGACATCTATCTTCAGAGCCTTTTCGATCTGGGGATCGATCCGCGCGAGCACGATCTGCGCTTCGTCGAGGACGATTGGGAATCTCCGACCCTGGGGGCCTCCGGCCTAGGGTGGGAGATATGGTGCGACGGCCTGGAAATTACCCAGTTCACCTATTTTCAGCAGATGGGCGGATTGGAACTGGACCCGGTCCCGGTCGAACTCACGTACGGGTTGGAGAGGATCGCGATGTTTCTGCAGGGAGTGGACAACGTTTTCGATTTGGTCTGGACTCCGGGAGTGAGCTATCGGGAGGTCCGTCACCGCTACGAATTCGAATTTTCCCGTTTCAACTTCGAACTGGCTCCGGTGGCGGAATATCAGCGCCGTTTCTTCGAGTACGAGAAAGAAGCACGGGATATGATCGCGGCCTGCCTGGTCTACCCGGCGTACGAGCTGGTCCTGAAATGTTCGCACACGTTCAATATTCTCGATTCCCGGGGCGCGATCAGCGTCAGCGAGCGGGCCAATTATATAGCCCGGGTACGAAGTCTGGCCAAAGCCTGCGCGGAACTGTACGTGGGAGAAAAGACCGGTGGGGACTGA
- the recO gene encoding DNA repair protein RecO, producing MASPETAEGIILRVRPLRETSLLVNAITESGMRMVLVARGARRPGSHLHGRLQTLSPGRFAFLPGKFEGLPLLVSFQPVSGFSVSTLGVETAALFFYLAELTDRSGVDKESAAAGCFLLSRLLGEARTAGILRPAAVRLWFEVNLLERMGVFPSLEHCSTCRRSFDGLIFYSGRDRGFFCPSCRPVSDACRLSPGSVSILRFVSGGSPERLRRLRVGPVQVAEIGAVTASLIDTLIEKKIESRRFADGVLAGRRT from the coding sequence GTGGCGTCGCCTGAAACCGCGGAAGGGATTATTCTCCGCGTCCGCCCGCTGCGGGAAACCAGCCTGCTGGTCAACGCGATTACGGAATCGGGCATGAGGATGGTTCTGGTGGCCCGGGGCGCCCGTCGCCCGGGGAGTCATCTTCACGGACGTCTGCAGACCCTTTCTCCGGGACGGTTCGCTTTTCTGCCCGGAAAGTTCGAGGGGCTCCCTCTGCTGGTCTCCTTCCAGCCCGTCTCGGGATTTTCCGTCTCCACCCTGGGGGTGGAGACGGCGGCTCTCTTTTTTTATCTGGCCGAATTGACCGATCGATCGGGAGTGGATAAGGAAAGCGCCGCCGCCGGCTGTTTCCTGCTTTCCCGGCTTCTGGGGGAGGCCCGGACCGCGGGCATCCTCCGCCCGGCGGCGGTCCGGCTCTGGTTCGAAGTCAACCTGCTGGAGCGGATGGGGGTGTTCCCCTCCCTGGAACACTGCAGCACCTGCCGCCGGAGTTTTGACGGCCTGATTTTCTATTCCGGCCGCGATCGGGGTTTCTTCTGCCCCTCCTGCCGCCCTGTCTCCGATGCCTGCCGGCTTTCCCCCGGATCGGTATCGATCCTGCGGTTTGTTTCCGGCGGGAGCCCCGAGCGGCTCAGGCGCTTACGGGTCGGTCCCGTCCAGGTCGCGGAGATCGGGGCGGTGACGGCTTCTCTGATTGACACTCTGATCGAGAAGAAGATAGAATCTCGCCGCTTTGCCGACGGTGTTCTGGCAGGGCGCCGAACCTGA
- a CDS encoding HDIG domain-containing protein, whose translation MALPIKTIFSRPVPGAVKKRRVGAGTGTPSSWEEAAWLHYLIGAVFFFAAVVLIAWRGRVAEMPRRGTIAPREIVASVDFSYPDAARAEQLARVAVSRQPFVYLRTPQVLTEQTKRLGAFSEETAAAADRLRELLREGPARSVLEIAFQELYRRGVLPEEGRDILLGSEKAGILIVDSDRGEETERAVSDVLVPAECADLIRERLTEKTDLSPVDVGFVTDFCAGMVQPTLRYDRGRTSLLRENARSGIGRVYTEVRQGEVLISKGELVSPAHIIKFRAYQEEMLRRLPAAARITWLLGTALVCLIGITAFGKALRRFFAPSFLRNSRLGLMAAVGLVVLGLARLLVFGIWNAPPWLSDYLAYVPVAPLGTIILCLLLGEGVGVLAALPLGFFAALTAGFDAGVLVVEISGGVAAAFATRGARNRKDIFRAGIKSAGAVMAAVAAVCLLDGTVLPVALRAVAGGALGAIACALVATGLLGIVESVFRVYSDIGLLELSDMNHPLLRRMMLKAPGTHHHSLMVATLAEAAAEAIGANPLLARVGAYFHDIGKVAKPEYFVENALGEGGGHEGLIPSMSSLILISHVKDGVDMALRHRLDRRIVDIIREHHGTGLMTYFFDRAERADQLKFEVFEKDFRYPGPRPRTPEAAIVMLADAVEAASVSVDRPTPARLETIVNTLIRERFSDGQLDESGLTLNDLKLIAATLTRNLSARYHSRIKYPHQSEEDRGEGDDGAEKR comes from the coding sequence ATGGCGTTACCGATAAAAACGATTTTTTCCCGCCCCGTTCCCGGCGCCGTCAAAAAGCGCCGGGTCGGCGCGGGAACAGGCACTCCTTCCTCCTGGGAAGAAGCCGCATGGCTGCATTATCTGATCGGAGCGGTTTTCTTCTTCGCGGCGGTGGTTCTGATCGCCTGGCGGGGGAGGGTGGCCGAGATGCCTCGGCGGGGAACGATCGCCCCCCGCGAAATCGTGGCATCGGTCGATTTCAGTTATCCCGACGCGGCCCGGGCCGAACAGCTGGCCCGGGTCGCCGTCAGCCGTCAGCCCTTCGTGTACCTGCGCACCCCCCAGGTTTTGACGGAACAGACGAAGCGCCTCGGGGCGTTTTCCGAAGAGACCGCCGCCGCCGCCGACCGGCTTCGGGAACTGCTGCGGGAGGGCCCGGCCCGCTCGGTCCTCGAAATCGCCTTCCAGGAACTGTACCGGAGGGGGGTCTTGCCCGAGGAAGGCCGGGACATCCTCCTGGGGTCCGAGAAAGCCGGTATTCTGATCGTCGATTCCGATCGGGGCGAGGAGACCGAGCGCGCGGTTTCGGACGTTCTCGTCCCCGCCGAATGCGCCGATCTGATCCGAGAGCGTTTGACGGAAAAAACCGATCTTTCCCCGGTCGACGTCGGTTTCGTGACGGATTTCTGCGCCGGGATGGTTCAACCGACGCTCCGATACGACCGGGGGAGGACCTCGCTTCTGCGGGAGAACGCCCGCTCCGGAATCGGGCGCGTCTATACCGAAGTTCGCCAAGGGGAGGTCCTGATCTCCAAGGGAGAACTGGTTTCTCCGGCCCACATCATCAAATTCAGAGCCTACCAGGAAGAGATGCTCCGACGTCTGCCCGCGGCCGCCCGAATAACCTGGCTGCTGGGAACGGCTCTGGTCTGCCTGATCGGGATTACGGCTTTCGGAAAGGCCCTCCGCCGGTTCTTCGCCCCGTCGTTTCTACGCAATTCCCGCCTGGGGCTGATGGCGGCCGTCGGGCTGGTCGTGCTCGGTCTTGCCCGTTTGCTGGTTTTCGGGATCTGGAACGCGCCTCCCTGGTTGAGCGACTATCTGGCGTACGTCCCCGTCGCTCCCCTGGGCACGATCATCCTCTGCCTGCTTCTCGGGGAGGGGGTCGGGGTCCTGGCCGCTCTCCCCCTCGGTTTTTTCGCGGCGCTGACGGCCGGATTCGACGCCGGCGTGCTGGTAGTGGAGATCAGCGGCGGAGTCGCCGCCGCCTTCGCCACCCGGGGAGCTCGAAATCGAAAGGACATCTTCCGCGCCGGAATCAAATCGGCGGGAGCCGTCATGGCCGCCGTCGCCGCCGTTTGCCTTCTCGACGGAACCGTTCTCCCGGTCGCTCTGCGAGCCGTTGCCGGGGGCGCTCTGGGAGCGATCGCCTGTGCCCTGGTCGCGACCGGCTTGCTGGGAATCGTGGAATCGGTTTTCCGGGTGTATTCCGATATCGGGCTGCTCGAACTGTCGGACATGAACCACCCCCTCCTGCGCCGAATGATGCTCAAGGCTCCGGGGACGCATCATCACAGCCTGATGGTGGCGACGTTGGCCGAGGCCGCCGCCGAAGCCATTGGAGCCAATCCGCTCCTGGCCCGGGTCGGGGCCTATTTTCACGATATCGGCAAGGTGGCCAAACCCGAATATTTCGTCGAAAACGCGCTGGGGGAAGGCGGGGGGCACGAGGGCTTGATCCCCTCGATGAGCAGTTTGATTTTGATCTCCCACGTCAAGGACGGAGTGGACATGGCCTTGCGCCACCGCCTCGACCGTCGCATCGTCGATATCATCCGCGAACACCACGGCACCGGCCTGATGACGTATTTTTTTGATCGGGCGGAACGGGCCGATCAACTCAAATTCGAGGTGTTCGAGAAGGATTTCCGCTACCCGGGTCCCCGGCCCCGGACTCCGGAGGCCGCGATCGTCATGCTCGCCGACGCCGTGGAGGCCGCTTCCGTCTCCGTGGACCGGCCCACCCCCGCCAGATTGGAAACCATCGTCAACACCCTCATCCGGGAGCGTTTTTCCGACGGCCAGCTCGACGAGTCGGGCTTGACGCTCAACGACCTGAAACTGATCGCCGCCACCCTGACCCGCAATCTCTCCGCTCGATACCATTCCCGGATCAAGTACCCCCATCAATCGGAGGAAGACCGCGGGGAGGGAGACGACGGTGCCGAGAAACGTTGA